A DNA window from Candidatus Alcyoniella australis contains the following coding sequences:
- a CDS encoding 2-oxoacid:acceptor oxidoreductase family protein, translated as MLIKSIFSGFGGQGVLFMGYCLANSAMDQGLHTTYLPSYGAEVRGGTANCTVAVSDQEIASPVASEPDFVVAMNNPSLLRFQNHLITDGTLFLNQDLVDIEPTRDDVKIVRVPAVTIATQLGNQRGMNLVMFGAMIKHTGLVEYEVAERVVSRLFREKNEKLVEPNIEALRAGRNYDD; from the coding sequence GTGCTGATCAAATCAATCTTCTCCGGTTTCGGCGGCCAGGGCGTGCTGTTTATGGGCTACTGTCTGGCCAACTCGGCCATGGACCAGGGTCTGCACACCACCTACCTGCCCAGCTACGGTGCTGAGGTGCGCGGCGGCACTGCCAACTGCACTGTGGCGGTCTCAGACCAGGAGATCGCCAGCCCCGTGGCCAGCGAGCCGGATTTCGTCGTGGCGATGAACAACCCCTCGCTGCTCCGTTTCCAAAACCACCTGATAACCGACGGCACGCTGTTTCTCAACCAGGACCTGGTCGACATCGAGCCGACGCGTGACGACGTCAAAATCGTGCGCGTGCCCGCAGTGACCATCGCCACACAATTGGGCAACCAGCGCGGAATGAACCTGGTGATGTTCGGCGCGATGATCAAGCACACCGGCCTGGTCGAGTACGAGGTCGCCGAACGCGTTGTCTCCCGCCTGTTCAGGGAGAAGAACGAGAAGCTAGTAGAGCCCAACATCGAAGCGTTACGCGCCGGCCGCAACTACGACGACTGA
- a CDS encoding acyl-CoA dehydrogenase family protein, whose product MNYDYTDDQKAAFGKFEKFCAERIAPNADGLDKGSQSERERLLRENVAALGEFGYFEMQIPAPDGGGAPLTEIVVYTELLGQACQSTASSALATILCAKGIGRFAADDAKQRLLPGLRQGKLIGAFAVTEPGCGSDVAAIETRATLEGQSWNLRGVKTMVTNGPLADVALVLAKTGDEQFGMFLVESGVPGLKAGPTLDMLGCRGALMCELRLDGCEAVLLGEPDSGMSQRDELLLPALALRAATAVGLCRAGFEAAVTYSRERKAFGKPIHRFQEVGFKLSDMKMLIDAGGLITRNAAWLIDSNAPDATTVAGCAKVFCSEAASKVGSWAVQVHGGYGCLTTSVVERLYRDAKPGEISGGTNELHRMEIAAQCLRPFK is encoded by the coding sequence ATGAATTACGACTATACCGACGACCAGAAGGCCGCTTTTGGCAAATTCGAGAAGTTCTGTGCCGAGCGCATCGCACCCAATGCCGATGGCCTGGACAAGGGCTCCCAGAGCGAGCGCGAACGACTGTTGCGCGAAAACGTCGCCGCCCTAGGCGAGTTCGGCTATTTCGAGATGCAGATCCCTGCGCCGGACGGCGGCGGTGCGCCGCTGACCGAGATAGTGGTTTATACCGAGCTGCTGGGCCAGGCCTGCCAATCCACGGCGAGCAGCGCCCTGGCCACAATTCTCTGCGCCAAGGGCATCGGGCGCTTTGCCGCGGACGACGCCAAGCAGCGGCTGCTACCCGGCCTACGCCAAGGCAAGCTGATCGGCGCCTTTGCCGTGACCGAGCCCGGCTGCGGCTCGGATGTCGCCGCGATTGAGACCCGGGCAACTCTCGAGGGCCAAAGCTGGAACCTGCGCGGCGTGAAGACAATGGTCACCAACGGCCCGCTGGCCGATGTCGCGCTGGTGCTGGCTAAAACCGGCGACGAGCAATTCGGCATGTTTTTAGTCGAGAGCGGGGTGCCGGGACTCAAGGCCGGACCTACTTTAGACATGCTGGGCTGCCGAGGGGCGTTAATGTGCGAGCTCCGGCTAGACGGCTGCGAGGCTGTGCTCTTGGGCGAGCCCGACAGTGGGATGTCTCAGCGCGATGAGCTGCTGCTGCCGGCACTGGCGCTCCGCGCTGCTACTGCGGTCGGGCTGTGCCGCGCGGGCTTCGAGGCGGCGGTGACCTACTCGCGCGAACGCAAGGCGTTCGGCAAGCCGATCCACCGTTTCCAAGAGGTGGGCTTCAAGCTCTCGGACATGAAAATGCTGATCGACGCCGGAGGGCTGATCACGCGCAACGCCGCATGGTTGATCGACAGCAACGCCCCCGACGCAACTACCGTGGCCGGATGCGCCAAGGTTTTCTGTAGCGAGGCCGCCTCCAAGGTCGGCTCTTGGGCGGTGCAGGTCCACGGCGGATACGGCTGCCTGACTACGTCTGTTGTCGAACGACTGTACCGCGATGCCAAACCCGGTGAGATCAGCGGCGGAACCAATGAGCTGCATCGCATGGAGATCGCCGCCCAATGCCTACGCCCGTTCAAGTGA
- a CDS encoding 4Fe-4S binding protein has product MKKGRIEIRTELCKACELCIEVCRHNGLRRSKTLNRIGYVPMEPNPDGNCNGCALCAIRCPEAAIEVWRDE; this is encoded by the coding sequence GTGAAGAAGGGCCGAATCGAAATACGTACCGAATTGTGCAAGGCCTGCGAGCTGTGCATCGAGGTCTGCCGCCACAACGGACTGCGGCGCAGCAAGACGCTCAACCGCATCGGCTACGTGCCGATGGAACCCAACCCGGACGGCAATTGCAACGGCTGTGCACTGTGCGCAATCCGCTGCCCCGAGGCGGCGATCGAGGTCTGGCGCGATGAGTGA
- a CDS encoding thiamine pyrophosphate-dependent enzyme, which translates to MSKVFSRPESLLDTPLHYCPGCGHSIIHRLIAEVIDELQIRERAILVPPAGCAVLAYNYLDVDAIEAAHGRASAVATGLKRLRPDCVVFTYQGDGDLAAIGIAESIHAANRSEKITVIYVNNAVYGMTGGQMAPTTMIGQKTTTTPFGRDVDQAGYPILICEMLSQLPGATYLERTSVHDAKHILRTRKAIKRAFEVQLAGQGFSLVEVLSPCPTNWHLTPAEAHRHVPEQMVKTFRLGVFREPGDGRVSC; encoded by the coding sequence ATGAGCAAGGTCTTCTCCCGTCCTGAATCGCTGCTCGATACACCGCTACACTATTGCCCGGGATGCGGCCACAGCATCATCCACCGGTTGATAGCCGAGGTGATCGACGAGCTGCAAATCCGCGAACGCGCGATCCTCGTGCCTCCGGCCGGCTGCGCTGTGCTTGCCTATAACTACCTCGACGTCGACGCCATCGAGGCCGCCCACGGCCGCGCCTCAGCCGTGGCCACGGGGCTCAAGCGCTTGCGTCCCGACTGCGTGGTCTTCACCTATCAGGGTGACGGCGACCTGGCCGCCATCGGCATCGCCGAGTCGATCCACGCTGCCAACCGTAGCGAAAAAATTACCGTAATTTACGTCAACAATGCGGTCTACGGCATGACCGGCGGACAGATGGCTCCGACCACGATGATCGGCCAAAAAACCACCACCACGCCGTTCGGCCGTGACGTTGACCAAGCGGGCTACCCGATCCTGATCTGCGAAATGCTCTCACAGCTTCCCGGAGCGACATACCTTGAGCGCACCAGCGTGCATGACGCCAAACATATTCTGCGCACGCGCAAGGCGATCAAGCGCGCCTTCGAGGTTCAGCTCGCGGGGCAGGGATTCTCGTTGGTCGAGGTGCTCTCGCCCTGTCCGACCAACTGGCACCTCACGCCTGCGGAAGCCCACCGGCACGTGCCCGAACAGATGGTCAAGACCTTCCGCCTGGGCGTGTTCCGCGAGCCCGGCGACGGGAGGGTCTCGTGCTGA
- the vorB gene encoding 3-methyl-2-oxobutanoate dehydrogenase subunit VorB, with the protein MSERVLFSGNHAIAEAAILSGCTAYFGYPITPQNALPEYMAANLRRRNNGVFIQAESELAAINMVIGASAAGARVMTSSSSPGISLKQEGISFLAGMELPAVIVNMNRGGPGLGNIAPAQSDYFQSTRGGGHGDYRVIVLAPGSVQELIDATRRAFELADRYRTPVLILGDGMIGQLMEPVVLPEPIDPAQIPERSYTLSGASGRPKRLIKSLILDTAKMEEHNWKLFRKYEMISAEIADAETEFVEGAKLLVVAFGTAARIAKGAVKRARAEGMDVGLIRPLTLWPFPKKALAKASRSCSNFCVFEMNTGQMVEDVRLSVQEGTNVVFSGRPGGVVPTPIELYRAIARIHHRVKKGAAV; encoded by the coding sequence ATGAGTGAGCGCGTGCTGTTCTCTGGCAACCATGCCATCGCCGAGGCCGCGATCCTCTCGGGATGCACGGCCTATTTCGGCTATCCGATCACGCCGCAGAACGCCCTGCCCGAGTACATGGCGGCCAACCTCCGCCGCCGCAACAACGGCGTGTTCATCCAGGCCGAGAGCGAACTGGCGGCGATCAACATGGTGATCGGCGCATCGGCCGCGGGCGCAAGGGTGATGACCAGCTCGTCGAGTCCCGGGATCTCGCTCAAGCAGGAGGGGATCAGCTTCCTGGCCGGGATGGAGCTGCCCGCGGTGATCGTCAATATGAACCGCGGCGGCCCTGGGCTGGGCAACATCGCGCCGGCACAATCTGACTACTTCCAGTCCACGCGCGGCGGCGGCCACGGCGACTACCGCGTGATCGTGCTCGCGCCGGGTTCGGTGCAAGAGCTGATCGACGCCACGCGCCGCGCCTTCGAGCTGGCCGACCGCTACCGCACGCCGGTGCTGATCCTCGGCGACGGGATGATCGGCCAACTGATGGAGCCGGTGGTGCTGCCCGAGCCGATCGACCCGGCCCAGATACCAGAGCGCAGCTACACTCTAAGCGGGGCCTCCGGACGTCCGAAGCGGCTGATCAAGTCGCTGATCCTCGACACGGCCAAGATGGAAGAGCACAACTGGAAGCTCTTTCGCAAGTACGAGATGATCTCGGCCGAGATTGCCGACGCCGAGACCGAGTTCGTCGAGGGAGCCAAGCTGCTGGTGGTCGCCTTCGGTACCGCGGCGCGCATCGCCAAGGGCGCGGTCAAGCGCGCGCGCGCCGAGGGGATGGACGTCGGTCTGATCCGCCCGCTCACGCTCTGGCCGTTCCCAAAAAAAGCGCTTGCCAAGGCCAGCCGCAGCTGCTCGAACTTCTGCGTGTTTGAGATGAACACCGGCCAGATGGTCGAGGACGTCAGGCTCTCAGTACAGGAGGGAACCAACGTTGTCTTCTCCGGCCGACCCGGCGGCGTTGTGCCGACCCCGATCGAGCTCTACCGGGCCATCGCCCGTATCCACCATCGGGTGAAGAAGGGGGCCGCGGTCTGA
- a CDS encoding long-chain-fatty-acid--CoA ligase, whose translation MSLLDYFAEKTAQYADKPYLFFYGQELSYAQFADKVYRLAHGLRKLGIGKGDFVHILVENSPETLLSYFAIQHLGAVAGPINGWWKAEEIRYLLNDSKGSALIIGPHYLETLDKIRVHCPHLQTVIEIDGPTRSDHVSFESLIEDSPSERIAELVLDSDPAYIFYTSGTTGQPKGVLLSHRNVIADLEGVQDILNVPELCRVMIFLPLFHVNAMLSCVSSMQKGHAVILRTKFSAKDFWPTVEQYKVNFFSAVPAVYSILLKDPDRAKFDTSSLMFGICGAAPMPVQTFNDFERTFGIPIVEGYGLTEATCVSTLNPRDGIRKVGSIGLPISGQEVRIVDENNKEQPVGEPGEILIRGNAVMLSYYNRPEETAEAIDAEGCLHTGDVGYRDKDGYIFIVDRIKEMVIRGGENIYPKEIDNAIAANPKVLEAACVGVPDTDMGEEVKAFVVLRDGKQASEEEIRDWCAQHLAEFKVPRYVEFLERDFPRNPIGKVLKKDLKRWAVDGVPQLEQPQVEVADIFGTMEQRFNSERAGDFNGRVGYEITGEGGGSWTVSVIDSVCKVSEGIGEVDVRVMIAARDWIGLTLGTLDGMTAFGAGKIKAEGDLSLLMGLTKLFNPYQP comes from the coding sequence ATGAGCCTGCTCGATTATTTCGCTGAAAAGACCGCCCAATACGCTGACAAACCATACCTGTTTTTCTACGGCCAGGAGTTGTCGTACGCCCAGTTCGCCGACAAAGTTTATCGCCTGGCCCACGGCCTGCGAAAGCTCGGTATCGGCAAGGGCGATTTCGTGCATATCCTGGTCGAGAACTCGCCCGAGACCCTGCTGAGCTACTTCGCGATCCAGCATCTGGGCGCGGTGGCCGGGCCGATCAACGGCTGGTGGAAGGCCGAGGAGATACGCTACCTGCTCAACGACTCTAAGGGCAGCGCGCTGATCATCGGGCCGCACTACCTTGAGACCCTCGACAAGATTCGCGTCCACTGCCCACACCTGCAGACCGTGATCGAAATAGACGGCCCTACGCGCTCGGACCATGTGTCCTTCGAGTCGCTGATCGAGGACTCGCCCTCCGAGCGGATTGCCGAGCTGGTGCTCGACAGCGATCCGGCCTACATCTTCTACACCTCGGGCACAACCGGGCAGCCCAAGGGTGTGTTGCTTTCGCACCGTAACGTGATCGCCGACTTGGAGGGCGTGCAGGATATCCTCAATGTGCCCGAGCTGTGCCGGGTAATGATTTTCCTGCCGCTGTTTCACGTCAACGCGATGCTCTCCTGCGTCTCGAGCATGCAGAAGGGGCACGCGGTTATACTGCGCACCAAGTTCTCGGCCAAAGATTTCTGGCCGACGGTCGAGCAGTACAAGGTCAACTTTTTCTCCGCCGTGCCGGCGGTCTACTCGATCCTGCTCAAGGATCCAGACCGTGCCAAGTTCGATACCAGCTCGCTGATGTTCGGCATCTGCGGCGCGGCGCCGATGCCGGTGCAGACTTTCAACGACTTCGAACGCACCTTCGGCATTCCGATCGTCGAGGGCTACGGCCTGACCGAGGCGACTTGCGTCAGCACGCTCAATCCGCGCGACGGTATACGCAAGGTCGGCTCGATCGGCCTGCCGATCTCGGGCCAGGAGGTGCGGATCGTCGACGAGAATAACAAGGAGCAGCCCGTAGGTGAGCCCGGCGAGATATTGATCCGCGGCAATGCGGTGATGCTCAGCTATTACAACCGCCCCGAGGAAACCGCCGAGGCGATCGACGCCGAGGGGTGCCTGCACACCGGCGATGTGGGCTATCGCGATAAAGACGGCTACATCTTTATCGTCGATCGGATCAAGGAGATGGTGATCCGCGGCGGTGAGAACATCTACCCCAAAGAGATCGACAACGCGATCGCCGCCAATCCCAAGGTGCTCGAGGCGGCTTGCGTGGGCGTGCCCGACACCGACATGGGCGAGGAGGTCAAGGCGTTCGTAGTGCTGCGCGACGGCAAGCAGGCCTCCGAAGAAGAGATCCGCGATTGGTGCGCCCAGCATCTGGCGGAGTTCAAGGTGCCGCGCTATGTCGAGTTCCTCGAACGTGATTTCCCGCGCAATCCGATCGGCAAGGTGCTTAAAAAAGATCTTAAGCGCTGGGCCGTGGATGGTGTGCCCCAGCTCGAGCAGCCACAGGTCGAGGTGGCGGACATCTTCGGCACGATGGAGCAACGTTTCAACTCCGAGCGCGCCGGCGATTTTAACGGCCGCGTGGGCTACGAGATCACGGGCGAGGGCGGCGGCAGTTGGACGGTCAGCGTGATCGACAGCGTCTGCAAAGTAAGCGAAGGGATCGGCGAGGTCGACGTCCGGGTGATGATCGCCGCACGCGATTGGATCGGTCTGACATTGGGCACTCTCGATGGCATGACCGCGTTCGGCGCGGGCAAGATCAAGGCCGAGGGCGATCTGAGCCTGCTGATGGGCCTGACCAAACTGTTCAATCCCTATCAGCCCTAG
- a CDS encoding PHP domain-containing protein yields MPRLRGALHNHSTLSDGELSPEQVVKRYTELGFDFLAITDHDYLLRPDWRENVPTSNNGLLVFAGIELTIFERGYVHVSQIFGEHEQLHIFNHPGEYDYSLKQLIEIIEAVSHKYPLDAVEVSAKGFYTPEYDTSEIPYPKVASDDSHTSFGCGRAWVEIDCVRDRDEIIRAIKRGEAKPCFS; encoded by the coding sequence ATGCCCCGGCTGCGCGGAGCGCTACACAACCACAGCACACTGTCCGACGGAGAGCTCAGCCCCGAGCAGGTCGTTAAGCGCTACACCGAACTGGGGTTCGACTTCCTGGCGATCACTGACCACGATTATCTGCTGCGGCCCGACTGGCGCGAGAACGTCCCAACCTCGAACAACGGCCTGCTGGTGTTCGCCGGGATCGAACTGACGATTTTCGAGCGCGGCTATGTTCACGTCTCGCAGATCTTCGGCGAGCACGAGCAGCTGCACATCTTCAATCACCCGGGAGAGTACGACTACAGCCTCAAGCAGTTGATCGAGATCATCGAGGCGGTGTCGCACAAGTATCCACTCGACGCAGTCGAGGTCTCGGCCAAGGGGTTCTACACCCCGGAATACGACACCTCCGAAATCCCCTACCCCAAGGTCGCCTCAGACGACAGCCACACCTCGTTCGGCTGCGGCAGGGCCTGGGTCGAGATCGACTGCGTGCGTGATCGCGACGAGATAATCCGCGCGATCAAACGAGGGGAAGCCAAGCCTTGTTTCAGTTGA
- a CDS encoding Zn-ribbon domain-containing OB-fold protein, which translates to MDDKYKDAFVVDGKLALPYQYFAGEIGSKFLIALRDEQKILGQRCERCDKVFIPPRKTCERCMSDLSEAWVEIGSQGEVTDFTVINYAEPYQPLEPPYVLALIKLDGADTPLTHLLCEVDPEQVVRGMRVEAQFADQREGSILDIKYFKPL; encoded by the coding sequence ATGGACGACAAGTACAAAGACGCGTTCGTTGTCGATGGCAAGCTCGCTTTGCCCTACCAGTACTTTGCGGGCGAGATCGGCAGCAAGTTCCTGATCGCGCTGCGCGATGAGCAGAAGATCCTCGGTCAGCGTTGCGAGCGTTGCGACAAGGTGTTCATCCCGCCGCGTAAGACCTGCGAGCGCTGCATGAGCGACCTGAGTGAGGCCTGGGTTGAGATCGGATCGCAGGGCGAGGTGACCGACTTTACGGTGATCAACTACGCCGAGCCGTACCAACCGCTCGAGCCGCCCTACGTATTGGCGCTGATCAAGCTCGACGGCGCGGACACGCCGCTGACGCACCTGCTGTGCGAGGTCGACCCGGAGCAGGTGGTTCGCGGCATGCGCGTTGAGGCGCAGTTCGCCGACCAGCGCGAGGGATCGATTCTTGACATCAAGTATTTTAAGCCGCTCTGA
- a CDS encoding thiolase family protein, protein MARRAAIVAVAQTSFERDKWYQRMQGMAWEVVKPMIDSTGLDFSEERGIGQVVTTSDDIFDARTISDNAMTDVIGAHYRCEEKVSQDGAQAVYYALASVLSGHQDLVMVVGHCKESQAKSRNMVTHLVFDPFFTRPVGLDHLAAEGIQARAYMDASGVSAEQLAQLVVRSRKNAQLNPSIKDLPEVNVEQVLQSPMLADPIRELMTYPVSDGAIGLIIAAEERVPEITDKPVWISGVGNCMDSFFLGERDLVGCFQLGKAAQKAYSMAGVSDPLSQVDLFEISDRHAYMLPQWAEGLGLCPQGAAAWLAAGGPDALNVNLSGGLLAGQPMILGGLARVAECTLQLRGEAGQRQVADAKRAVAHGITGPAGQMQTVVVLEG, encoded by the coding sequence ATGGCTAGACGAGCTGCAATTGTCGCAGTCGCTCAAACGAGCTTCGAGCGCGACAAATGGTACCAACGAATGCAGGGCATGGCCTGGGAGGTGGTCAAACCGATGATCGACTCCACGGGCCTGGACTTCTCCGAGGAGCGCGGCATCGGCCAAGTTGTCACTACCTCGGATGATATTTTCGACGCACGTACGATCTCCGATAATGCGATGACCGACGTGATCGGCGCGCACTACCGTTGCGAGGAGAAAGTCTCGCAAGACGGCGCCCAGGCGGTCTACTACGCTCTGGCATCGGTGCTTTCCGGACACCAGGACCTAGTAATGGTGGTCGGGCACTGCAAGGAGAGCCAGGCCAAGAGCCGCAACATGGTGACGCACCTGGTTTTCGATCCGTTCTTCACCCGGCCTGTGGGGCTCGACCATCTGGCGGCCGAGGGAATCCAGGCGCGGGCCTACATGGACGCCTCGGGCGTCAGCGCCGAGCAGTTGGCCCAACTTGTGGTGCGCTCGCGCAAGAACGCGCAGCTCAACCCGTCGATCAAGGACCTGCCCGAGGTCAACGTCGAGCAGGTGCTCCAATCGCCGATGCTCGCCGACCCGATCCGCGAGCTGATGACCTACCCGGTAAGTGATGGGGCGATCGGCCTGATCATCGCTGCCGAAGAGCGCGTTCCCGAGATCACGGACAAGCCGGTCTGGATAAGCGGTGTGGGCAACTGCATGGACAGCTTCTTCCTTGGGGAGCGCGATCTGGTCGGCTGCTTCCAGCTGGGCAAGGCAGCACAAAAAGCATATTCGATGGCCGGAGTGTCCGACCCGCTAAGCCAGGTCGATCTGTTTGAGATTTCCGACCGCCACGCCTACATGCTGCCGCAGTGGGCCGAGGGTCTGGGTCTGTGCCCGCAGGGCGCAGCGGCCTGGCTCGCGGCCGGAGGCCCCGATGCGCTCAATGTCAACCTCTCCGGCGGACTGCTCGCGGGGCAGCCGATGATCCTCGGCGGACTGGCGCGCGTGGCTGAATGCACGCTGCAACTGCGCGGCGAAGCCGGTCAGCGCCAGGTGGCCGACGCCAAACGCGCCGTGGCCCATGGCATCACCGGGCCAGCCGGACAAATGCAGACCGTCGTGGTCCTGGAAGGATAG
- a CDS encoding TetR/AcrR family transcriptional regulator: MSNVAEKRDNRGNVKFRRLKDQRRGQIMDAALVLFAERGVSGAAIADIAESAGISVGTFYLYFENKDELLLALLDDAIARLRQILGRAFARGRGPLDSFERSGRAFFREFCNDRREMLILVLRESVGLSPEIEQQRMRVFELLIHDIANALLRVSGSGGRRARRQAEVVAVSILGMLERMAYHYYIWQIGSKDLRKVEQEALAFILDGLGSALPKEG, encoded by the coding sequence ATGTCAAACGTTGCCGAAAAGCGTGACAACCGCGGAAACGTCAAGTTCCGCAGGCTCAAGGACCAGCGCCGTGGACAGATCATGGACGCCGCGCTGGTGCTCTTTGCCGAGCGTGGGGTCTCCGGAGCGGCCATCGCCGACATCGCCGAGTCCGCGGGGATTTCGGTCGGCACCTTCTATCTGTACTTCGAGAACAAGGACGAGCTGCTGCTGGCGCTGCTCGACGACGCCATCGCTCGGCTGCGCCAGATCCTCGGCCGGGCCTTCGCCCGCGGCCGCGGGCCGCTGGACAGCTTCGAGCGTAGCGGCCGGGCGTTCTTTCGCGAGTTCTGCAACGACCGGCGCGAGATGCTGATTTTGGTGCTGCGCGAATCCGTGGGGCTCAGCCCGGAGATCGAACAGCAGCGCATGCGCGTATTCGAGCTGCTGATCCACGACATCGCCAACGCGCTGCTGCGGGTCAGCGGCAGCGGCGGGCGCCGCGCGCGGCGCCAGGCCGAGGTGGTCGCGGTGAGCATTCTGGGAATGCTCGAGCGCATGGCCTACCACTACTATATTTGGCAGATCGGCTCCAAGGATTTGCGCAAGGTCGAGCAGGAGGCGTTGGCCTTCATCCTCGATGGCCTGGGCAGCGCATTGCCCAAGGAAGGCTGA
- a CDS encoding OB-fold domain-containing protein, protein MAESNVQQNLIVKRMILEIPQRFSTGPVMGRFLKELRDNKRIMANRCPKCGRFQLPPREVCAICRVEAVEFVEVGPEGVIQSYDLVYYASPDPLTGEARQAPYTTVNVLLDGVEGKDTLWHLLDETDPKKIKRGMRVRAIFNEQRSGSVTDIKHFKIIENE, encoded by the coding sequence ATGGCTGAGTCGAACGTACAACAGAACCTGATCGTCAAACGGATGATCCTCGAGATCCCCCAGCGTTTCAGCACCGGCCCGGTGATGGGACGTTTCCTCAAAGAGTTGCGCGACAACAAGCGGATCATGGCCAACCGCTGCCCCAAGTGCGGACGCTTCCAGCTGCCGCCGCGGGAGGTCTGCGCGATCTGCCGAGTGGAGGCCGTAGAGTTCGTCGAGGTCGGCCCCGAGGGCGTGATCCAGAGCTACGACTTGGTCTACTACGCCAGCCCCGATCCGCTGACCGGCGAGGCGCGTCAGGCACCCTACACCACGGTCAACGTGCTGCTCGACGGCGTGGAGGGCAAGGATACGCTGTGGCACCTGCTCGACGAAACCGACCCGAAGAAGATCAAGCGCGGTATGCGCGTGCGTGCGATCTTCAACGAGCAACGTAGCGGCTCGGTGACCGACATTAAACACTTCAAGATCATCGAGAACGAGTAA
- a CDS encoding acyl-CoA dehydrogenase family protein, translating into MEFSFTPEQLAFREQVLKFASKEIEPLAEESDLKSEWCAEAWRKLGEFGILGLHFPEEYGGSNADVVTACLAGEALAEGGADGGLMLAYGAHSFLCGDTIMKHGTEEQKQRYLPKLATGEWIGAMGLTEPDAGSDAVSIRTRAEKRDGGWVLNGTKMFITNGPLADVVVVFAVTDKDAGPMGITAFFVEKDTPGFKVGKVLHKLGVRASTTSELIFEDALVPEENVLGQIGAGFLVALGALEWDRSALLAPGIGGTRRILDLAAQYACERKQFGRPIAQFQAVQHKLADLRIFYEVGKLLVYRVAWNKDQGRPMNHLDAAVSKLYMGEQSMLAASDAVQIFGGYGLMHEYPVERYFRDAKLTSIGGGTSEVQRMIISRFVQGER; encoded by the coding sequence ATGGAGTTTTCGTTTACCCCTGAACAGCTCGCCTTCCGCGAGCAGGTGCTCAAGTTCGCATCCAAAGAGATCGAACCGCTGGCCGAGGAATCGGACCTCAAGAGCGAGTGGTGCGCCGAGGCCTGGCGCAAGCTCGGAGAGTTCGGCATTCTCGGTCTGCATTTTCCCGAGGAATACGGCGGTTCGAACGCCGACGTGGTCACCGCTTGCCTGGCCGGTGAGGCGCTGGCCGAGGGGGGTGCGGACGGCGGCCTGATGCTGGCCTACGGCGCACACTCTTTTCTGTGCGGCGACACGATTATGAAGCACGGCACCGAGGAGCAGAAGCAGCGCTACCTGCCCAAGTTGGCCACCGGCGAGTGGATCGGCGCCATGGGCCTGACCGAGCCCGATGCCGGGTCGGACGCGGTCTCGATTCGTACCCGCGCCGAGAAGCGCGACGGGGGCTGGGTGCTCAACGGCACCAAGATGTTCATCACAAACGGCCCGCTGGCCGACGTTGTGGTGGTCTTCGCCGTGACTGACAAAGACGCCGGGCCGATGGGGATCACCGCCTTTTTCGTGGAGAAGGATACGCCGGGATTCAAGGTGGGCAAGGTGCTGCACAAGCTCGGCGTGCGCGCCAGCACGACATCGGAGCTGATTTTCGAGGACGCGCTGGTGCCCGAGGAGAACGTGCTGGGACAGATCGGCGCCGGATTTCTCGTGGCCCTGGGCGCGCTGGAGTGGGACCGCTCAGCGCTGCTCGCGCCGGGAATCGGCGGCACGCGGCGGATTCTCGACCTGGCCGCGCAGTACGCCTGTGAACGTAAACAGTTCGGCCGTCCCATCGCCCAGTTTCAGGCGGTGCAGCACAAACTGGCCGACCTGCGGATTTTCTACGAAGTCGGCAAGCTGCTGGTCTATCGCGTGGCCTGGAATAAGGATCAGGGCCGTCCGATGAACCATCTCGACGCAGCCGTGTCCAAGCTCTACATGGGAGAGCAATCGATGCTCGCGGCGTCAGACGCGGTGCAGATCTTCGGTGGGTACGGATTAATGCACGAGTACCCGGTCGAACGCTACTTCCGCGACGCCAAGCTGACCTCGATCGGCGGCGGCACCAGCGAGGTCCAGCGGATGATCATCTCGCGCTTCGTCCAGGGAGAGCGCTGA